A stretch of Paraburkholderia phenazinium DNA encodes these proteins:
- a CDS encoding MurR/RpiR family transcriptional regulator: MPDSFDQLAALIRARFSELSPQFQMGAAFLLDHPDEVAVSSMRKVAERAQVQPASLVRLSQQLGFPGWNELRNLFVARVRTRPEPLASRARSLVKTNAKDALAHDLLVAQQHNLDVTAAHNTRVTVETARLLRRAPHVHVAGFRSCYAVAFGLVYGYRLFRSSVSLLTGEAGTLEMQLRTIERDSATVVISFAPYSVEAARVAEAALEKGSKLIAITDSAVSPIALNADKVLIFSHESPSFFPSLVAATAIAESLVAHLLALEGADAVEQLEIAERSLHAKGAYVP, from the coding sequence ATGCCCGACAGTTTTGACCAGCTCGCCGCCCTGATCCGGGCGCGCTTCTCTGAACTCAGTCCGCAATTCCAGATGGGAGCCGCGTTCCTGCTGGATCATCCCGACGAAGTCGCTGTTTCTTCCATGCGCAAGGTGGCCGAGCGGGCTCAGGTGCAACCCGCCTCGCTCGTGCGGCTGTCGCAGCAACTCGGTTTTCCCGGCTGGAATGAACTGCGCAATCTGTTCGTGGCGCGCGTGCGTACGCGGCCCGAGCCGCTCGCCAGCCGCGCCCGTTCACTCGTCAAGACCAATGCCAAAGACGCGTTGGCGCACGATCTGCTGGTGGCGCAACAACACAATCTCGATGTCACGGCCGCGCATAACACGCGTGTCACCGTTGAAACCGCGCGGTTGCTGCGTCGCGCGCCGCATGTGCACGTCGCAGGCTTTCGCTCCTGTTATGCGGTGGCATTTGGTCTGGTGTATGGATATCGATTGTTCCGCTCGTCGGTGTCGTTGCTGACGGGTGAGGCCGGTACGCTGGAGATGCAGCTGCGCACCATCGAACGCGATAGTGCGACTGTCGTTATCAGCTTCGCACCTTATTCGGTGGAGGCAGCCCGCGTGGCCGAGGCGGCGCTCGAGAAGGGCAGCAAGCTGATTGCGATTACCGATAGCGCGGTGTCCCCGATCGCGCTGAATGCCGACAAGGTGCTGATTTTTTCACACGAAAGCCCTTCGTTTTTTCCTTCGCTCGTCGCGGCCACCGCCATTGCGGAATCGCTGGTCGCGCATCTGCTGGCGCTTGAAGGCGCCGACGCGGTCGAGCAACTTGAGATTGCCGAACGCTCGCTGCATGCGAAGGGCGCTTACGTGCCTTGA
- a CDS encoding C45 family autoproteolytic acyltransferase/hydolase: MQEWSLFRVTGQPDDIGYRLGELVRPVMAAYMQQSAAWKQVSRWRGHPFVEALRRAAEAYFPALVAELDGMAAGLAWPVEDVFLWNCRGELIHNAPDGCTTLAAASGNARFIAHNEDGDPYLRERCFLVDVQPAGKPGFMSFYYPGSLPGHTFAASRAGLVQAINNLRIRVPAVGVPRMILARAVLDTHSLDEAVALLRDVPRASGFHHTLGCVGDSRLVSVEATARRCSVVADTPRFGHANHMIHDGSDGEAQIITESSRDRQARVNALLSRLGAPVTDDALLRVLSDQEPSGLPIYRDDPHDPDDENTLATALFRIEADGVAMQVYRQGQRAFDTFIPRTAPSNAAF, encoded by the coding sequence ATGCAGGAATGGAGTCTCTTTCGTGTCACCGGGCAACCGGATGACATCGGCTACAGATTGGGCGAACTGGTGCGGCCTGTGATGGCAGCGTACATGCAGCAAAGCGCTGCGTGGAAGCAGGTGAGCCGGTGGCGTGGCCATCCATTCGTGGAAGCGCTACGGCGGGCAGCTGAAGCGTATTTCCCGGCGCTGGTTGCCGAGTTGGACGGTATGGCTGCGGGTCTGGCATGGCCCGTGGAAGATGTGTTCCTGTGGAACTGCCGCGGCGAACTGATCCACAACGCGCCAGACGGTTGCACGACGCTGGCAGCCGCGTCAGGCAATGCGCGTTTCATCGCGCACAACGAAGACGGCGATCCGTATTTGCGCGAACGATGCTTTCTCGTAGACGTTCAGCCTGCCGGCAAGCCCGGCTTCATGAGTTTCTATTACCCCGGTTCATTGCCGGGACATACCTTTGCCGCCAGCCGCGCGGGCCTCGTGCAGGCCATCAACAATTTGCGCATCCGCGTACCGGCGGTGGGTGTGCCCCGCATGATCCTCGCGCGCGCCGTGCTTGATACACACTCGCTCGACGAAGCCGTTGCGCTGTTGCGCGATGTGCCACGTGCGAGCGGTTTTCATCACACGCTAGGTTGTGTGGGCGACTCGCGTCTGGTCAGTGTTGAAGCAACGGCACGGCGTTGCTCGGTGGTTGCCGATACCCCACGTTTCGGTCACGCGAATCATATGATTCACGACGGCAGTGATGGTGAAGCGCAAATCATCACCGAGTCCTCCCGCGACCGTCAGGCGCGTGTGAATGCATTGCTTTCGAGGCTTGGCGCACCAGTAACAGACGACGCACTGCTGCGCGTTCTAAGCGATCAGGAACCTTCCGGACTGCCCATTTATCGCGACGACCCACACGACCCCGACGACGAAAACACCTTGGCCACCGCGCTGTTTCGCATCGAAGCGGACGGTGTGGCGATGCAGGTCTATCGTCAGGGGCAACGTGCGTTCGATACGTTTATTCCACGGACGGCGCCTTCGAACGCCGCCTTCTGA
- the gltA gene encoding citrate synthase, which produces MNDSKTHATLKFSDSDQTVDFPIYKGTLGPDVIDIRKLYSQTGKFTYDPGFMSTAACNSAITYIDGDKGELLYRGYPIDNLAENADFLETCYLLLNGELPNAAQKEEFVETVTKHTMVHEQMHFFFRGFRRDAHPMAILVAAVGALSAFYHDSLDINNPQHREVSAIRMIAKLPTLVAMAYKYTVGQPFVYPKNELSYSANFMRMMFANPAEEYKVNDVLVRALDRILILHADHEQNASTSTVRLAGSSGANPFACIAAGIACLWGPAHGGANEAALNMLEEIGSVDNIPEFIKQVKDKNSGVKLMGFGHRVYKNYDPRAKLMRETCHEVLEELGLHDDPLFKLAMALEKIALEDEYFVSRKLYPNVDFYSGIVQRALGIPTAMFTCIFSMARTVGWIAQWNEMIADPEQKIGRPRQLFVGSTPREAKPIAQR; this is translated from the coding sequence ATGAACGACTCTAAGACACACGCAACGCTGAAGTTTTCCGACAGCGACCAGACCGTCGATTTCCCGATCTACAAGGGCACGCTGGGCCCGGACGTAATCGACATCCGCAAACTGTACAGCCAGACCGGCAAGTTCACGTATGACCCGGGCTTTATGTCGACGGCGGCGTGCAACTCGGCGATCACTTATATCGACGGCGACAAAGGCGAGTTGCTGTACCGCGGCTACCCGATCGATAACCTTGCGGAGAATGCGGACTTTCTCGAAACCTGCTATCTGCTGCTGAACGGCGAACTGCCGAATGCAGCGCAGAAGGAAGAGTTCGTCGAGACCGTCACGAAGCACACGATGGTGCACGAGCAGATGCACTTCTTCTTCCGCGGCTTCCGTCGCGACGCGCATCCGATGGCGATTCTGGTGGCCGCTGTCGGCGCACTGTCCGCGTTCTATCACGACTCGCTCGACATCAACAATCCGCAGCATCGTGAGGTGTCGGCGATTCGCATGATCGCCAAGCTGCCGACGCTGGTGGCGATGGCATACAAATACACGGTTGGCCAGCCGTTCGTGTATCCCAAGAACGAGCTGTCGTATAGCGCGAATTTCATGCGCATGATGTTTGCGAACCCGGCAGAGGAGTACAAGGTCAACGACGTGCTGGTGCGCGCACTCGATCGCATCCTGATCCTGCATGCGGATCACGAACAGAATGCGTCCACGTCGACGGTGCGTCTGGCCGGTTCGTCGGGTGCGAATCCGTTCGCATGTATCGCAGCCGGTATCGCCTGCCTGTGGGGCCCGGCACACGGTGGCGCGAACGAAGCCGCGCTGAACATGCTGGAAGAGATCGGCTCGGTCGACAACATTCCTGAGTTCATCAAGCAGGTGAAGGACAAGAACTCGGGCGTCAAGCTGATGGGCTTCGGTCACCGCGTGTACAAGAACTACGACCCGCGTGCCAAGCTGATGCGCGAAACCTGCCACGAAGTGCTGGAAGAACTGGGCCTGCACGACGACCCGCTGTTCAAGCTGGCCATGGCGCTGGAGAAGATCGCGCTGGAAGACGAGTACTTCGTGTCGCGCAAGCTGTACCCGAACGTCGATTTCTATTCGGGCATCGTGCAGCGCGCACTGGGTATTCCGACCGCGATGTTCACCTGTATTTTCTCGATGGCACGTACGGTGGGCTGGATTGCACAATGGAACGAAATGATTGCGGATCCGGAGCAGAAGATTGGCCGTCCGCGTCAATTGTTTGTGGGCTCCACGCCGCGTGAAGCCAAGCCGATCGCGCAGCGCTGA
- a CDS encoding alpha/beta fold hydrolase — translation MPYVEAGEGELLLFVHGSLCDYRYWQPQLDGLAKHYRCVAVSLTHYWPVTDTPADMPFSWSNHADELAEFIERLGSGPAHVVGHSRGGCVVFHFARRHAQHARTVTLADPGGPLQIAGRPVASLPETVNALRARAAQLIEEGNVDAGLQLFVDSVSRPGFWAKSTLAFRTMAIDNAHTLARQFRDPLPAYTPEDAAQVRCPVLLIDGEKSPEMFRRTATALASWLPDARRETVRGASHGMNLAHPAAFNRYIDEFIRSVGGDASQR, via the coding sequence ATGCCCTACGTCGAAGCAGGCGAGGGCGAACTGCTGCTGTTCGTGCACGGCTCGCTGTGCGACTACCGCTACTGGCAGCCACAACTCGACGGACTGGCGAAGCATTACCGCTGCGTAGCGGTGAGCCTCACTCATTACTGGCCGGTGACGGATACGCCGGCCGACATGCCGTTCAGCTGGAGCAATCACGCAGACGAACTGGCCGAATTCATCGAGCGCCTGGGCTCTGGGCCGGCACATGTCGTGGGGCATTCGCGCGGCGGCTGCGTGGTGTTTCATTTTGCGCGGCGCCACGCGCAGCATGCGCGCACGGTGACGCTCGCCGACCCGGGCGGGCCGTTGCAGATTGCAGGGCGGCCTGTTGCGAGCCTGCCGGAAACGGTCAATGCATTGCGGGCGCGGGCCGCTCAGTTGATCGAAGAAGGCAATGTGGACGCGGGCCTGCAACTGTTCGTCGATTCGGTGAGCCGTCCTGGCTTCTGGGCGAAAAGCACGCTGGCATTCCGCACGATGGCGATCGACAACGCCCACACCCTGGCGCGCCAGTTCCGCGATCCGCTGCCGGCCTATACGCCGGAAGATGCCGCGCAGGTTCGCTGCCCCGTGCTATTGATCGACGGGGAGAAGAGTCCCGAGATGTTCAGACGCACCGCCACTGCGCTCGCATCGTGGTTGCCGGATGCGCGGCGCGAGACGGTGCGCGGCGCATCGCACGGGATGAATCTGGCGCACCCTGCTGCGTTCAATCGCTATATCGACGAATTTATCCGCAGCGTGGGCGGCGACGCCTCACAGCGCTGA
- a CDS encoding amylo-alpha-1,6-glucosidase, which produces MQQPEALGGLSGGVDHVEHEPDGAFIPPENLNVASANQFVLKSGDTFIVNDPLGDITGHDDGLFVNDTRVLSQLRLTFGGRAPSLLSGSVSSDNTAFTAHLTNRPLPPLGGDSTPEGVIHVERVRVLSGTVLNEAIELTNYGTKDAVVPLSISFASDFRDMFEVRGLKRDKQGKIEPARVENGEVLLSYVGLDNVARNVGIAFSPTPDKLFANRADYTVQLPAQACVSIYLAVNVEVEAEQAATNADVAKSVHSLNEAHLTQIDAARPRVGRAAVRAALVDAHLVMRERRRATARVRSSNPLFNAWIDRSLADLGLLTTDLETGPYPYAGIPWFSTPFGRDALITSLQTLWLQPGLARGVLRFLAEHQARENSAFRDAAVGKIMHEMRKSEMAATGEVPFALYYGGVDSTPLFIVLAGAYVARTNDLGLIDELWPALVRAAQWVSGVCDKNRFGLLDYQRESDGGLANQGWKDSHDSVFHADGRFPDGPIALVEVQAYASAAFDTMAHFARLRGLLDEAAGYSERAKGIRQCVEEKYWMEEFGFYGIALDGHGELCRVMASNAGHLLAFGLPSRERGEAVVRGLQSTLFHTGWGVRTLAAGQARFNPMAYHNGSVWPHDNALCARGVARYGGKATAVNLLQALFQAAVNFDMRLPELFCGFPRRRGEPPTAYPVACLPQAWAAGSPFMMLEACLGVTVDAAKREVLIEQPMLPEGIDWLEIGDMRVGDSSVTITFRRVAGKVVASAEQGDVRVVALL; this is translated from the coding sequence ATGCAGCAACCCGAAGCCCTTGGCGGACTCTCAGGCGGCGTCGACCATGTCGAACACGAACCGGATGGCGCATTTATCCCGCCGGAAAACCTCAACGTCGCTAGCGCGAACCAGTTCGTGCTGAAGTCGGGCGACACCTTTATTGTCAACGACCCACTCGGCGATATTACCGGCCACGACGACGGCCTGTTCGTCAACGACACGCGGGTCCTCTCACAACTGCGGCTGACTTTCGGCGGGCGTGCACCGTCGCTGCTTTCAGGCAGTGTCAGCAGCGATAACACTGCGTTCACGGCGCACCTGACCAACCGGCCGTTGCCGCCTTTGGGCGGTGACAGCACGCCCGAGGGTGTGATCCACGTCGAGCGCGTGCGCGTACTGTCCGGCACGGTGCTCAACGAAGCGATCGAACTGACCAACTACGGCACGAAAGATGCCGTCGTGCCGCTTTCCATTTCGTTCGCCAGCGATTTCCGCGACATGTTTGAAGTGCGTGGTCTGAAACGCGACAAGCAGGGCAAGATCGAACCGGCGCGCGTCGAAAACGGCGAGGTGCTGCTCAGCTACGTAGGGCTCGACAATGTCGCACGCAACGTCGGCATTGCGTTTTCGCCGACTCCGGACAAGCTCTTTGCCAACCGCGCGGACTACACGGTGCAATTGCCGGCGCAAGCCTGCGTGTCGATTTATCTCGCCGTCAATGTCGAGGTGGAGGCAGAGCAGGCCGCTACCAATGCCGACGTCGCAAAGTCCGTTCATTCGCTGAACGAGGCGCATCTCACGCAGATCGATGCAGCACGTCCTCGCGTCGGACGCGCTGCCGTGCGCGCGGCGCTGGTCGATGCCCACCTGGTGATGCGCGAGCGGCGCCGTGCGACGGCGCGCGTGCGTTCGAGCAATCCGCTGTTTAACGCGTGGATCGACCGCTCACTCGCCGATCTCGGACTGCTCACCACCGATCTGGAAACCGGTCCTTATCCGTATGCCGGCATCCCCTGGTTTTCGACCCCGTTTGGCCGCGATGCGCTGATTACGTCGCTGCAAACGCTCTGGTTGCAGCCGGGACTGGCGCGTGGCGTCCTGCGCTTTCTTGCCGAGCATCAGGCGCGCGAGAATTCGGCGTTTCGCGACGCGGCGGTCGGCAAGATCATGCATGAGATGCGCAAGAGCGAAATGGCCGCCACCGGCGAAGTGCCGTTTGCGCTCTATTACGGCGGGGTCGACTCGACGCCCCTGTTTATCGTGTTGGCCGGTGCCTACGTGGCACGTACCAACGACCTGGGTCTGATCGACGAGTTGTGGCCGGCGCTGGTGCGCGCGGCCCAATGGGTCTCAGGCGTGTGTGACAAGAACCGCTTCGGCCTGCTCGACTATCAGCGCGAATCGGATGGCGGTCTTGCGAACCAGGGCTGGAAAGACAGTCACGATTCGGTCTTTCACGCAGATGGGCGCTTCCCTGACGGGCCGATTGCGCTGGTCGAGGTGCAAGCCTATGCGAGCGCGGCGTTCGACACCATGGCGCATTTCGCCAGGCTGCGCGGTCTGCTGGACGAGGCCGCCGGTTATAGCGAACGCGCGAAGGGCATCCGCCAATGCGTGGAAGAGAAGTACTGGATGGAGGAGTTCGGTTTCTACGGCATTGCACTGGACGGCCATGGTGAACTGTGCCGTGTGATGGCGTCGAATGCCGGCCATCTGCTCGCCTTCGGCTTGCCGTCACGCGAGCGCGGCGAGGCCGTGGTGCGCGGTCTGCAGTCGACGCTGTTCCACACCGGCTGGGGCGTGCGCACGCTCGCTGCAGGACAGGCCCGTTTCAATCCGATGGCGTATCACAACGGCTCGGTCTGGCCGCATGACAACGCGCTCTGCGCGCGCGGCGTGGCACGCTACGGCGGCAAGGCGACCGCGGTGAATCTGCTGCAGGCGCTGTTCCAGGCGGCTGTCAATTTCGACATGCGTCTGCCCGAACTCTTCTGCGGTTTCCCGCGCCGGCGCGGCGAGCCGCCCACTGCGTACCCGGTCGCGTGTCTGCCACAGGCATGGGCGGCCGGCTCGCCGTTCATGATGCTGGAAGCGTGCCTCGGTGTGACCGTGGATGCGGCGAAGCGCGAAGTCCTGATCGAACAGCCGATGCTGCCTGAAGGTATCGACTGGCTCGAAATCGGCGATATGCGTGTCGGCGATTCGAGCGTGACCATCACCTTCCGGCGCGTCGCGGGCAAGGTGGTCGCCTCGGCGGAACAGGGCGATGTGCGGGTCGTGGCATTGCTGTAA
- a CDS encoding rod shape-determining protein, whose product MARPKPHHSLFRGLFRHTVAVDLGTANTLIYTDDGGIVLNQPSVVCFQKQPEAGQKRVAAVGAQARQLLGRAPNNLETVRPMRHGVIANFSAAEHMIRQFVEMARPRPLFGRRAAFTICVPAGATQVERRAIKEAAVAAGAWKVSLIGESLASAVGAGLPVSSATGSMVVDIGGGTTEVGVIALGGMAYNGSVRVGGDQFDVAIINYVRSLYGVLLGEQTAEHVKKTIGSAMRDVPMERMNATGRSVDDGLPRTVELNNHDIADAIEGPLRQVIGAVKTALECAPAELVTDIASSGIVLTGGGALLANLGRRLTAELGLGVRIADEPLTCAVRGAGTAAEAGLLDELVYE is encoded by the coding sequence ATGGCCAGACCGAAGCCGCATCATTCACTGTTCAGGGGACTGTTCCGTCACACCGTGGCGGTCGACCTCGGCACGGCTAATACCCTGATCTACACCGACGACGGCGGCATCGTCCTCAATCAGCCGTCGGTGGTGTGCTTCCAGAAGCAGCCCGAAGCCGGCCAGAAGCGGGTGGCGGCAGTGGGCGCCCAGGCCAGACAACTGCTCGGCCGCGCGCCCAACAATCTCGAGACGGTACGGCCGATGCGCCACGGCGTGATCGCCAACTTTTCCGCCGCGGAACACATGATTCGCCAGTTCGTGGAGATGGCCCGGCCCAGACCGCTGTTCGGCCGCCGTGCTGCATTCACGATCTGCGTACCGGCCGGGGCAACCCAGGTCGAGCGTCGCGCCATCAAGGAAGCCGCCGTGGCGGCGGGGGCCTGGAAAGTGAGCCTGATCGGCGAATCGCTGGCTTCGGCAGTCGGCGCGGGCTTGCCGGTATCGTCGGCAACTGGCTCGATGGTGGTCGATATCGGCGGCGGCACGACGGAAGTCGGGGTGATCGCGCTTGGCGGCATGGCCTATAACGGCTCGGTTCGCGTCGGCGGCGACCAGTTCGACGTGGCTATCATCAACTACGTGCGCTCGCTGTATGGGGTGCTGCTCGGCGAGCAGACCGCGGAACACGTGAAAAAGACCATTGGCTCTGCCATGCGCGACGTGCCGATGGAGCGCATGAACGCCACCGGACGCAGCGTCGACGACGGCCTGCCGCGCACGGTCGAACTGAACAACCACGATATCGCCGATGCCATCGAAGGGCCGTTGCGCCAGGTGATCGGCGCCGTGAAAACGGCGCTCGAATGCGCGCCGGCCGAACTGGTAACCGATATCGCCAGCTCGGGCATCGTACTGACCGGCGGCGGCGCGCTGCTCGCCAACCTGGGACGTCGTCTGACCGCCGAACTCGGACTCGGCGTGCGTATCGCCGATGAACCGCTGACATGCGCGGTGCGCGGTGCGGGGACGGCAGCGGAAGCCGGCCTGCTGGACGAACTCGTCTACGAATAA